The following proteins are co-located in the Sporolituus thermophilus DSM 23256 genome:
- a CDS encoding nitrilase family protein: MTREMKIRIGAVSCPAEVNNLAANLAVINNWAGKAARAGVKLLLFPELSLTGYATGGAPPTALSPGAHELDAVAQLARRYCLTLAVGLVWQENPAKPPYLAHGLWTPTGQVHLYYKSHLGERERKYYAAGDCLPVFSLPEVRVGFQLCLEQHYPEITQTLALRGAEIILCPHATPRLTPAERRDSWHISLRARAYDNCVYVLATNMVGDNGQGVEYPGGLLLVDPAGQVVAEDFSGRPAMIVDDIDLSLVVNVRSTPQGMCRRFYAPSRRPELYE, translated from the coding sequence ATGACGCGAGAAATGAAGATAAGGATCGGGGCGGTGTCTTGTCCGGCCGAAGTCAATAATCTGGCCGCTAATTTAGCCGTCATTAATAATTGGGCCGGTAAAGCGGCCCGGGCTGGGGTGAAGCTGCTGCTTTTTCCTGAGCTCAGCCTTACCGGCTACGCCACGGGGGGCGCGCCGCCGACCGCGCTAAGTCCTGGTGCGCATGAACTTGACGCGGTGGCTCAGCTTGCCCGGCGCTATTGTCTGACCTTGGCTGTCGGCCTGGTCTGGCAGGAAAATCCGGCTAAACCGCCCTATCTGGCCCATGGCCTGTGGACGCCGACCGGCCAGGTGCACCTGTATTACAAGAGCCATCTGGGCGAACGGGAAAGAAAATATTACGCGGCCGGCGACTGCCTGCCCGTCTTTTCGCTGCCTGAGGTCCGGGTAGGGTTTCAACTTTGCCTGGAGCAACATTATCCGGAGATTACCCAGACGCTGGCGCTGCGCGGCGCCGAGATTATCCTTTGTCCTCACGCCACACCACGCCTTACGCCGGCCGAGCGGCGGGACAGCTGGCATATCTCGCTCCGGGCCCGCGCCTACGATAACTGTGTTTATGTTTTGGCCACGAACATGGTAGGGGACAACGGCCAGGGGGTAGAATATCCCGGCGGGCTGCTCTTGGTTGACCCGGCCGGCCAGGTGGTGGCCGAAGACTTTTCGGGCCGGCCGGCCATGATCGTCGACGATATCGACCTTAGCCTGGTCGTGAATGTGCGGTCTACGCCCCAGGGGATGTGCCGCCGGTTTTATGCTCCGTCGCGGCGGCCGGAACTCTATGAGTGA
- a CDS encoding sensor histidine kinase has protein sequence MRIIKRTGFFVKMMLALTVVLILLGATSIVQTRFMMNDLFKEQQEKRGISIANTLALRAANLILVNNYYDLHELVKDTQRTNDDVRYVFVVNNQGELLAHSFPAGFPKGLLQANTLASNEQYKIVELATEEGLVRDIAVPILEGRLGIVHVGLNDASLQNVLNRTIRQIMLDMVIAVLIGIMATMFLTRRLVKPIQELVHVTSAITRGDLTQRAKATSDDEVGKLAVAFNAMADYLQQTMDELKQKEEARTHLLQKVIVAQEEERKRIARELHDETGQTLASLMMGLKCLAATCPESERGCRLEEMRLAVKKTIDAVHRMAIELRPSILDDMGLIPAVEKYVNDFRHNYGIDTDLHIQWQCEKRLVHEIEVTVYRIVQEALTNIAKYAKADNVCIIMTCDRRGLEVIVEDDGVGFDADAILQQSVAGTQLGLFGMQERATLVGGALTIESTPGRGTTLFLRIPFMEGRPV, from the coding sequence ATGAGGATAATAAAAAGAACAGGCTTTTTTGTAAAAATGATGCTGGCCTTAACCGTCGTGCTTATTCTGTTAGGCGCCACAAGCATTGTTCAGACCAGATTCATGATGAACGACCTATTTAAAGAGCAGCAGGAAAAGCGCGGCATTTCCATTGCCAATACTTTAGCCTTGCGGGCGGCGAATTTAATCCTTGTTAATAATTACTATGATCTGCATGAACTGGTGAAGGATACCCAGCGGACGAATGACGATGTCCGGTATGTATTTGTGGTTAATAACCAAGGCGAATTATTGGCACATTCCTTCCCTGCCGGTTTTCCCAAAGGCCTGCTCCAGGCCAATACCCTGGCAAGTAATGAACAATATAAAATCGTAGAACTTGCCACGGAAGAGGGGTTGGTAAGAGATATCGCCGTCCCCATCCTGGAAGGGCGGTTAGGCATCGTGCATGTCGGTTTAAATGATGCCAGCCTGCAAAATGTGCTTAACCGGACTATTCGCCAAATTATGCTTGATATGGTTATCGCCGTGTTAATCGGTATCATGGCGACGATGTTCCTGACCAGGCGGCTGGTAAAACCGATCCAAGAGCTCGTTCATGTAACCAGCGCGATTACCCGCGGCGACCTGACGCAGCGGGCCAAGGCCACATCGGACGACGAAGTCGGCAAATTGGCGGTCGCTTTTAATGCGATGGCTGATTATTTGCAGCAAACAATGGATGAACTCAAACAAAAAGAAGAAGCCAGGACCCATCTTTTGCAAAAAGTCATCGTGGCCCAGGAAGAGGAGCGAAAGCGCATAGCAAGGGAGCTCCATGACGAAACCGGCCAAACGCTTGCGTCGCTGATGATGGGGCTAAAATGCCTGGCGGCTACCTGTCCGGAAAGTGAGCGGGGGTGCCGCCTGGAAGAGATGCGGCTGGCGGTAAAAAAGACGATCGATGCCGTTCACCGCATGGCAATCGAACTTAGGCCAAGCATCCTCGATGATATGGGCTTAATTCCGGCCGTCGAAAAATATGTCAATGACTTTCGCCATAATTATGGCATCGATACCGACCTTCATATCCAATGGCAGTGCGAAAAGCGGCTAGTGCACGAAATTGAAGTCACGGTTTACCGCATTGTGCAGGAAGCGCTTACCAATATCGCCAAATACGCCAAGGCGGACAATGTATGTATTATCATGACTTGCGACCGGCGCGGCCTGGAAGTTATTGTTGAAGACGACGGGGTTGGTTTTGACGCCGACGCCATTTTGCAGCAAAGCGTTGCCGGAACGCAGTTAGGGCTGTTCGGCATGCAGGAACGGGCCACGCTGGTTGGCGGCGCGCTTACGATCGAATCTACGCCGGGAAGGGGGACGACCCTGTTTTTGCGTATTCCTTTTATGGAGGGCAGACCGGTATGA
- a CDS encoding EamA family transporter: MALSTKGLMHLLVVYVVWSSTYLAIRVAVAPGSGFPPFLMGGTRMVLAGLILLALAAIGGHRLKMTKDEFIRTAIAGVLLWVGGNGLVTWAEQSANSGFACLMVSSSPIWVAFLNSVRVRRLPSLLLIVSLLLGFAGIGVLMAPAIMSGNAAELSAGIALTLAAVSWAAGSVYQTRHPVNLSAPVAAAYQHLISSVGFFLLALLLQEPVPQPTISAWAAWSYLVIFGSVVAFTSFVYSLRLLPINIAMTYAYVNPVLALFLGAWLLAEPITSWTLAGAAMVIVSVFGIFRDRFRQEQKRAAVDDARLVASPGTKR; this comes from the coding sequence ATGGCGCTGTCAACAAAAGGGCTCATGCACCTGTTGGTCGTATATGTGGTGTGGAGCAGCACCTATCTCGCCATTCGCGTCGCAGTGGCGCCCGGCAGCGGTTTTCCGCCCTTTTTGATGGGAGGAACGCGGATGGTGCTGGCCGGCCTTATCCTGCTGGCGCTTGCTGCCATAGGCGGTCACCGCTTGAAAATGACCAAGGACGAATTTATCCGGACGGCCATAGCGGGCGTGCTGCTGTGGGTGGGCGGCAACGGCCTGGTAACCTGGGCCGAGCAATCGGCTAATTCCGGTTTTGCCTGCCTAATGGTATCTTCGTCGCCTATTTGGGTGGCATTTCTTAACTCCGTCCGGGTCCGGCGGCTGCCGTCGCTGCTGCTTATTGTTTCGCTCCTGCTTGGTTTTGCCGGGATTGGCGTCCTCATGGCGCCGGCTATTATGAGCGGCAACGCGGCCGAGCTTTCGGCCGGTATCGCCTTAACGCTGGCCGCCGTCAGCTGGGCCGCGGGCTCGGTGTACCAAACGCGCCATCCTGTTAACCTGTCAGCACCAGTTGCCGCCGCTTATCAGCACCTTATTTCCAGCGTAGGTTTTTTTCTGCTGGCCCTGCTTTTGCAGGAGCCTGTCCCGCAGCCAACGATCAGCGCGTGGGCGGCGTGGTCCTATCTGGTTATTTTCGGCTCGGTGGTCGCATTCACTTCATTCGTGTATTCCCTGCGCCTGCTGCCAATAAACATCGCTATGACTTACGCCTATGTCAACCCGGTACTGGCCTTGTTTTTAGGCGCCTGGCTGCTGGCTGAGCCCATTACGTCCTGGACGCTTGCCGGCGCCGCCATGGTAATTGTGAGCGTTTTCGGTATTTTCCGGGACCGCTTCCGCCAGGAACAGAAGCGGGCGGCTGTGGACGACGCGCGGCTCGTGGCCAGTCCCGGTACGAAACGATAG
- a CDS encoding molybdopterin-dependent oxidoreductase, giving the protein MAKDILQKICETKTSRRGFILGSAAGCAALLAADADLAGLFERARADALTPEDEYILNRAENTIYTNCLNCNTGCGIKAKFLDGVLVKIDGNPYSPWTLNPHLPMTTGVRTAETVDGAICPKGQAGIQIYYDPYRIRKVLKRAGKRGENKWVTIPFDQAIDEIVNGGKLFAKVPGEENRQVEGLKDLWALRDPKLAKEMADFVDKILAEKDKAKKQGLVKEFQAKFKDALQVLIDPNHPDLGPKNNQFVFWWGRLKDGRGDLIKRFTLDSFGSINAHGHTTVCQGSLYFTGKAMSEQWTYDPKKNAMTWTGGDKFYWQAELERARFVIFVGANLFEGNYGPPLRAQKVTKGLDTGRLKYAVIDPVYRKVASKAWKWVPVMPGRDAAIAMGMIRTIIENKRYDAKYLACANKAAAKAAGEPTWTNACWLLKIVDGRPTVFVRAHELGFTPEVKEKDGKTYVNEKFVVIKDGQPVEVDPNDETTPVYGDLLVDTEISGIKLKSVLQMLYEEAAARSLEEWAQEAGVQAADIADLAREFTSYGKQAVVDIHRGVSQHTSGYYNVQAWNVLNLLIGNYDYSFIKVSTFSHKGDKPGQAFNIGSHPKKLPQFGTSIIRHGVKYEDSTIFNGYPAKRPWFPLASDIYQEVLPSAGDMYPYQVKALILYMGSPVYSLSATQGIIDVLQDVNKLPLFIASDITVGETSLYADYIFPDLTYLERWEFQGSHPSVPFKVGPIRQPAAKPLTETVKVFGQEMPLSLEALVLGIAEKLGLPGFGPDGFGAGKPLTHADHLYLKQVANLATDGKPVPDADDEEVRVFMEARKHLPKSVFDADRWKAACGEAYWRKVIYLLNRGGRFDDWSAAWDGDKVKNKYGKYINMYCEKTATTKNAMNGKNFSGLPLYIPDITDCTGKPINDEKDGFDLRLLTGRVIQHTKSRTAVCYWLQALSPENSVDINPVDAQRLGLKTGDTVKIVSPTNPDGVWKLGPLGTRPMTGKVRVIEGIRPGCINFSLGSGHWAYGAGDITIDGTVIKGDPRRGTGIHANVAMRVDPVLKNTSLEDMVGASVVVYDTKVKLVKV; this is encoded by the coding sequence ATGGCTAAGGACATTTTGCAAAAAATATGTGAGACAAAGACCAGCCGCCGTGGGTTTATTCTCGGCAGCGCTGCCGGCTGTGCGGCCCTGCTGGCCGCTGACGCTGACCTGGCCGGCTTGTTTGAAAGGGCCCGGGCCGATGCGCTCACCCCGGAGGACGAGTACATCCTCAACCGGGCGGAAAATACCATTTATACCAATTGCCTGAACTGCAACACCGGCTGCGGCATCAAGGCCAAGTTCCTGGACGGCGTTTTGGTCAAGATCGATGGCAACCCGTATTCACCCTGGACGCTCAATCCCCACCTGCCGATGACGACCGGTGTCCGCACGGCCGAAACGGTGGACGGGGCCATCTGTCCCAAGGGCCAGGCCGGCATCCAGATCTACTATGATCCCTATCGCATCCGCAAAGTGCTCAAGCGGGCCGGCAAGCGGGGCGAAAACAAATGGGTAACCATTCCTTTTGACCAGGCGATTGACGAAATTGTCAACGGCGGTAAATTGTTTGCCAAAGTGCCGGGCGAAGAAAACCGCCAGGTCGAAGGGTTAAAAGACCTGTGGGCGCTGCGTGATCCCAAGCTGGCCAAAGAAATGGCCGACTTTGTTGATAAGATCCTGGCGGAGAAAGACAAGGCCAAAAAGCAGGGGCTGGTCAAAGAGTTCCAGGCCAAATTCAAAGACGCGCTCCAGGTGCTGATCGATCCCAACCATCCCGACCTGGGCCCCAAGAATAACCAGTTTGTCTTTTGGTGGGGACGGCTTAAGGACGGCCGGGGCGACCTTATTAAACGGTTTACGCTGGATTCGTTCGGCTCGATCAATGCGCACGGCCATACTACCGTCTGCCAGGGATCGCTGTATTTTACCGGCAAAGCCATGAGCGAGCAGTGGACCTATGACCCCAAGAAAAACGCCATGACCTGGACAGGCGGCGACAAGTTCTACTGGCAGGCCGAACTGGAGCGCGCCAGGTTTGTGATCTTTGTCGGGGCCAACCTGTTCGAGGGTAACTACGGGCCGCCGCTCAGGGCGCAGAAGGTCACCAAGGGACTGGATACCGGACGGCTTAAGTACGCGGTCATTGACCCGGTCTACCGCAAAGTTGCCTCGAAAGCGTGGAAGTGGGTGCCGGTGATGCCGGGACGGGATGCGGCGATCGCCATGGGCATGATTCGCACAATCATTGAAAACAAACGCTATGACGCCAAATACCTGGCTTGCGCCAACAAGGCAGCGGCTAAGGCCGCCGGCGAGCCGACCTGGACCAATGCCTGCTGGCTGCTGAAAATCGTCGACGGCCGGCCGACCGTGTTTGTGCGGGCGCATGAGCTGGGATTTACGCCGGAAGTAAAGGAAAAAGACGGCAAAACGTACGTTAACGAAAAGTTTGTCGTTATCAAGGACGGCCAGCCGGTCGAAGTCGATCCCAACGACGAGACTACGCCGGTATACGGTGACTTGCTGGTCGATACCGAAATTAGCGGTATTAAGCTGAAGTCCGTGCTTCAAATGCTGTACGAAGAGGCCGCCGCCCGCAGTCTGGAAGAGTGGGCCCAAGAGGCTGGTGTCCAGGCGGCGGATATTGCCGACCTGGCGCGCGAGTTCACCAGCTACGGCAAACAGGCGGTAGTCGACATCCACCGCGGCGTTTCCCAGCATACCAGCGGTTACTACAATGTCCAGGCCTGGAACGTGTTAAACCTGCTCATCGGCAATTACGACTATTCCTTTATCAAAGTTTCCACCTTCAGCCACAAGGGCGATAAACCCGGTCAAGCCTTCAATATCGGCAGCCATCCGAAAAAGCTGCCCCAGTTCGGGACGTCCATCATCCGCCACGGCGTAAAATACGAGGATAGCACTATTTTTAACGGCTATCCGGCCAAACGGCCGTGGTTCCCGCTGGCCAGCGACATTTACCAGGAAGTCCTGCCGTCTGCCGGGGATATGTACCCCTACCAGGTAAAAGCCCTGATCCTGTATATGGGCTCGCCGGTGTATTCCTTGTCGGCCACCCAGGGGATTATCGACGTTCTGCAGGACGTCAACAAGCTGCCGTTGTTTATTGCCAGCGATATAACCGTGGGCGAGACGTCGCTGTATGCCGACTATATCTTCCCGGACCTCACCTATCTTGAACGGTGGGAGTTCCAAGGCTCGCACCCCAGCGTGCCGTTTAAGGTCGGGCCGATCCGCCAGCCGGCGGCCAAACCGCTGACGGAGACGGTCAAGGTCTTTGGCCAGGAGATGCCGCTCAGCCTGGAGGCCCTGGTGCTGGGCATCGCCGAAAAGCTTGGCCTGCCCGGGTTTGGCCCGGACGGCTTTGGCGCGGGCAAGCCGCTTACCCATGCTGATCATTTATATTTAAAACAGGTGGCTAACCTGGCGACTGACGGCAAGCCGGTGCCGGACGCCGACGACGAGGAAGTCCGGGTGTTCATGGAAGCGCGTAAACACCTGCCCAAGTCGGTTTTTGACGCCGACCGCTGGAAAGCGGCCTGCGGTGAAGCGTACTGGCGCAAAGTAATTTATCTCCTCAACCGCGGCGGCCGGTTTGACGACTGGAGCGCGGCGTGGGACGGCGACAAAGTTAAGAACAAATACGGCAAATATATCAATATGTATTGCGAGAAGACGGCGACTACCAAGAACGCCATGAACGGCAAGAATTTCTCCGGATTGCCGTTGTATATACCCGATATTACCGACTGTACCGGCAAGCCGATTAACGACGAAAAAGACGGGTTTGACCTGCGGCTTTTGACCGGCCGGGTTATTCAGCATACCAAGTCCCGCACGGCGGTGTGTTATTGGCTGCAGGCGCTAAGCCCGGAAAACAGCGTGGACATAAATCCGGTCGACGCGCAGCGCCTTGGCCTTAAGACCGGCGACACCGTAAAAATAGTGTCGCCGACCAACCCGGACGGCGTCTGGAAGCTGGGCCCTCTCGGCACCAGGCCGATGACCGGCAAGGTGCGGGTAATTGAGGGTATCCGTCCGGGCTGTATTAACTTCTCCCTGGGTAGCGGCCACTGGGCCTATGGCGCCGGCGATATTACCATTGACGGTACGGTCATCAAAGGCGATCCCCGCCGGGGTACGGGCATTCATGCCAATGTCGCCATGCGGGTGGACCCGGTGCTCAAGAATACGAGCTTGGAAGACATGGTCGGGGCTTCAGTCGTTGTCTATGATACCAAGGTGAAACTGGTTAAAGTTTAA
- a CDS encoding methyl-accepting chemotaxis protein — MRLTIGKQILGACIIIVLAFTGLNIYTFYQIKAIEAGYEGLINRSAPLVFEVKDVNVELQNQAAEVRAYILTGDDRYVARYNASREQMAKVLASLEKKLTTPEGRQKFHDLNAALHEYHKIPDAAIQARRTQGMAAAVDYMKAGSSKIDYAEQQVADFVQFLSERMELRKQQNQEVVNRLERTILILDATIFALALGAALWLARRISRPLVVVANGAKQIADGDLQKHEFAYNGRDEIGELVEAFGTMATNLRQLVGQVARASEQVAASSEQLTASAEQSAVAAGQVAETVSGVAAGALRQTEAVNQAVAVVDQMAAAIGHIAANATEVSAKSEETAKAAATGSEAMTEATAQMEVISRAVSQSAQVVQKLGASSKQIGEIVNVISGIAGQTNLLALNAAIEAARAGEQGRGFAVVAEEVRKLAEQSQEAAQKIAGIIKEIQAETDTVVQVMSQGTAEVAKGSQTLTATGERFRHIVALVQSLNQQIQEISAAAEELAASSSEVVSAVGGVKQVADETAAHTQTISAAAEEQSASMQEIAASSQALARMAEELQAAIRNFKL; from the coding sequence ATGAGGCTAACTATCGGCAAACAAATCTTAGGAGCGTGTATTATTATTGTTTTGGCTTTCACTGGTTTAAATATTTATACATTTTACCAGATTAAGGCTATTGAAGCAGGCTATGAAGGGCTGATAAACCGCAGCGCCCCGCTCGTGTTCGAGGTCAAGGACGTCAACGTCGAACTGCAAAATCAAGCAGCTGAGGTCCGCGCCTATATTCTTACTGGCGACGACCGATATGTTGCTCGTTATAATGCCTCGCGCGAACAGATGGCTAAGGTGCTGGCCAGTCTGGAAAAGAAGCTCACCACGCCTGAGGGACGGCAAAAGTTTCATGATCTTAACGCCGCCCTGCATGAATACCATAAAATTCCCGATGCTGCCATCCAAGCCCGGCGTACCCAGGGAATGGCAGCGGCCGTGGACTATATGAAAGCCGGCAGTTCTAAAATTGACTATGCCGAGCAGCAGGTTGCTGACTTCGTGCAGTTTTTGAGCGAACGAATGGAACTGCGCAAGCAGCAGAACCAGGAAGTGGTAAATCGCCTAGAACGGACGATTCTTATCCTTGACGCAACTATTTTCGCTTTGGCCCTTGGGGCGGCGCTTTGGCTGGCGCGCCGCATCTCCCGCCCGCTGGTCGTGGTGGCGAACGGCGCCAAGCAAATTGCTGACGGTGATTTACAGAAACATGAATTTGCATATAACGGCCGGGATGAAATCGGCGAGCTGGTCGAGGCCTTTGGGACCATGGCCACTAACTTGCGACAACTCGTTGGGCAGGTGGCCCGGGCCAGCGAGCAGGTTGCCGCGTCCAGCGAACAACTGACGGCCAGTGCCGAACAGTCCGCCGTTGCTGCCGGCCAGGTGGCCGAAACGGTTAGCGGCGTTGCCGCCGGCGCCCTCCGTCAGACGGAAGCCGTCAACCAGGCTGTTGCCGTGGTGGACCAGATGGCTGCGGCCATCGGCCACATTGCCGCCAATGCGACCGAAGTCTCCGCTAAATCGGAAGAAACGGCGAAAGCGGCGGCGACAGGCAGTGAGGCCATGACCGAGGCCACCGCCCAAATGGAAGTGATAAGTCGGGCGGTAAGCCAGTCGGCGCAGGTGGTGCAAAAACTAGGCGCCAGTTCCAAACAAATTGGGGAAATTGTTAACGTCATCAGCGGTATTGCCGGCCAAACGAACCTACTCGCGCTCAATGCCGCCATCGAAGCCGCCCGGGCGGGAGAGCAGGGGCGCGGTTTTGCCGTCGTGGCCGAGGAAGTGCGCAAACTGGCGGAACAGTCGCAGGAGGCGGCGCAAAAGATTGCCGGTATTATTAAGGAAATTCAGGCCGAAACAGACACGGTCGTCCAGGTGATGAGCCAAGGGACGGCGGAGGTAGCCAAAGGTTCCCAAACGCTTACCGCTACCGGCGAGCGGTTCCGCCATATAGTGGCCTTGGTACAGTCTTTAAATCAGCAGATCCAGGAAATCAGCGCTGCGGCTGAAGAGTTGGCCGCTTCCAGCAGCGAAGTGGTTAGCGCTGTCGGCGGCGTTAAACAGGTGGCCGACGAAACGGCGGCCCATACGCAGACGATATCGGCTGCCGCCGAAGAACAGTCGGCCTCGATGCAGGAGATTGCAGCGTCCAGCCAGGCCCTTGCCCGGATGGCTGAGGAACTGCAGGCGGCAATCCGCAATTTTAAACTTTAA
- a CDS encoding DUF3800 domain-containing protein has product MYFLYVDESGDTGIVDSPTRYYVLAGLVVHELASALCTFWLPFYAFFTCQIHSGGRFFIEVIQVYIETKRGRLRAKSATSLNVGERYMFCKEVIWVGKAQRDIKASVFSDVGFSCR; this is encoded by the coding sequence ATGTATTTTCTTTACGTCGATGAAAGTGGTGATACTGGTATTGTTGATTCGCCTACTAGATATTATGTGTTGGCGGGTCTGGTAGTGCATGAATTGGCCAGTGCCCTGTGCACTTTTTGGCTGCCATTTTATGCATTTTTTACTTGCCAAATACACTCTGGGGGGCGATTCTTTATCGAAGTGATTCAAGTTTATATCGAGACGAAGCGAGGGCGGTTAAGGGCTAAATCTGCTACCTCTCTTAACGTAGGGGAACGTTATATGTTCTGCAAGGAGGTAATCTGGGTTGGCAAAGCACAGCGAGATATTAAAGCAAGTGTTTTCTCAGATGTGGGGTTTAGTTGTCGTTGA
- the phnD gene encoding phosphate/phosphite/phosphonate ABC transporter substrate-binding protein produces MRKVLMAIWIALLPVLATGCAATQPAVTVRLGDPDPAVTIKNKQIVEGPVLRVAVSSILSPKETLTVYQPLLDYLSGQLGYPVVLLQRRTYREVNDLLQNGGADVAFVCSGGYVAGSQMFGMEILAQPEVNGRNTYQSYIIVQAENAARNIFALQGKTFAFTDPMSFSGRIAPVYMLVSRGFDSDNFFSRTFYTYSHDNSIRAVADGIVEAAAVDSMVYDRAALQNQELAQRVKVIDRSPLVGNPPVVAGPHTDERLKNRLRALLLAMHEDKAGKAALKSLGYDRFVQPDEATYVELKSIWLMVRNKL; encoded by the coding sequence ATGCGGAAGGTGCTCATGGCAATTTGGATAGCACTTCTGCCGGTACTGGCAACCGGGTGCGCGGCGACGCAGCCGGCCGTGACCGTGCGGCTCGGTGACCCTGACCCGGCGGTAACGATAAAAAATAAACAAATAGTTGAAGGGCCGGTTCTCCGGGTAGCGGTATCGTCTATCCTATCGCCCAAAGAGACGCTGACGGTATACCAGCCGCTGCTCGACTATCTGTCCGGACAACTTGGCTATCCGGTCGTGCTGCTGCAGCGGCGTACCTACCGGGAAGTCAACGATCTTCTGCAAAACGGCGGTGCCGACGTGGCTTTCGTATGCAGCGGCGGCTATGTGGCCGGCAGCCAAATGTTTGGTATGGAGATACTGGCGCAACCGGAAGTAAACGGCCGCAATACCTACCAATCCTATATTATCGTGCAGGCTGAGAACGCGGCGCGCAATATCTTTGCTTTACAGGGGAAAACTTTTGCGTTTACCGATCCCATGTCATTTTCCGGCCGGATTGCCCCGGTGTATATGCTGGTATCCCGGGGCTTTGACAGCGATAACTTTTTCAGCCGGACGTTTTATACCTATAGTCATGACAATTCTATCAGGGCCGTCGCGGACGGGATCGTAGAAGCCGCTGCCGTTGACTCCATGGTCTACGACCGGGCCGCCCTGCAAAATCAAGAGCTTGCCCAGCGGGTTAAGGTAATCGACCGGTCGCCTTTGGTCGGCAATCCGCCGGTGGTGGCGGGGCCTCACACCGATGAACGGTTGAAAAACCGGCTCCGTGCGTTATTGTTGGCCATGCATGAAGATAAAGCGGGGAAAGCGGCGCTAAAAAGCCTTGGGTATGACCGGTTTGTTCAGCCGGACGAAGCGACCTACGTCGAGCTAAAATCGATATGGCTGATGGTGCGGAATAAACTATGA
- a CDS encoding response regulator produces MKKIKVLIVDDHTLMRSGLRLMLSAQEDIEVVGEAADGSGGIAMAQKMRPDVVLLDISMPGMSGLECLKALLANQPDLRVILLTMHEDARYVKEGFALGAMGYVLKKAADDVLYQAVRAVYSGEMYIQPSITKAVVAELTERPRAGDLRKPLSDQEKKVLSLIAAGYANREIAEQLVISVKTVETYKYRIMEKLNCKKRSDLVKFALDNGLLNKKN; encoded by the coding sequence ATGAAAAAAATAAAAGTATTGATCGTTGACGACCATACCTTGATGCGCTCAGGACTCAGGCTGATGCTGTCCGCCCAGGAAGATATCGAAGTGGTGGGGGAAGCGGCGGACGGAAGCGGCGGGATAGCAATGGCGCAAAAAATGCGGCCCGACGTCGTCCTGCTGGATATATCGATGCCGGGGATGAGCGGCCTGGAGTGCCTTAAAGCGCTCTTGGCCAATCAGCCGGACCTAAGAGTAATTCTCCTTACGATGCACGAGGACGCCCGGTACGTTAAAGAGGGCTTTGCGCTGGGGGCAATGGGCTATGTCTTGAAAAAGGCGGCCGATGATGTTCTCTATCAGGCCGTTCGGGCCGTGTATTCAGGGGAAATGTATATCCAGCCCAGCATAACGAAAGCGGTTGTGGCGGAGCTCACGGAACGGCCACGGGCCGGCGACCTGCGTAAGCCGCTAAGCGACCAGGAGAAAAAGGTGCTTTCCCTCATTGCCGCCGGTTATGCCAATCGGGAAATAGCCGAACAACTGGTCATCAGCGTCAAGACCGTTGAGACATATAAATATCGCATTATGGAAAAGCTTAACTGCAAAAAACGGTCGGATTTGGTGAAGTTTGCCTTGGACAACGGGCTGTTAAACAAGAAAAATTAA